A single Anopheles funestus chromosome 2RL, idAnoFuneDA-416_04, whole genome shotgun sequence DNA region contains:
- the LOC125760576 gene encoding farnesol dehydrogenase, giving the protein MEKWIGKVALVTGASAGIGQDVALALANSGMIVVGIARRAELITMFSTKVTGTGKIYAKKCDVSNESEIMETLNWIRREFGGVDVLINNAGIYRYQFITQSETSDFRDTFNVNVLATCIFIREVVKDMKAREAYGHIVVLNSMLGQRIPDVSVPLFGVYPASKYALVGLTEVLRQELNFLKMPIKVTSVHPGMVETDMIKVFESALAERLPKLQVKDITASIIHCLETPPEVRIDEITVMPTMK; this is encoded by the exons ATGGAAAAGTGGATTGGTAAAGTGGCCCTAGTTACAGGCGCTAGTGCGGGTATCGGGCAGGATGTGGCACTTGCTCTAGCCAACTCGGGTATGATCGTCGTAGGGATCGCTCGGCGTGCTGAGCTGATTACAATGTTCTCTACCAAAGTTACCGGTACGGGTAAGATCTACGCCAAAAAGTGTGACGTGAGCAATGAGTCGGAAATAATGGAAACGTTAAACTGGATACGCCGTGAGTTTGGTGGTGTGGATGTACTGATCAACAATGCAGGAATCTATCGTTATCAATTTATTACTC AAAGTGAAACGTCCGATTTTCGGGACACGTTTAACGTGAACGTGTTGGCCACGTGTATTTTTATTCGGGAGGTAGTGAAGGACATGAAGGCTAGGGAAGCTTACGGTCATATCGTTGTGCTCAACAGCATGTTGGGTCAGCGTATTCCCGACGTTTCGGTGCCACTGTTCGGTGTGTATCCTGCTTCCAAATATGCACTAGTCGGGCTAACGGAAGTTTTGCGACAAGAGTTAAACTTCTTAAAGATGCCCATCAAAGTGACG AGTGTCCATCCGGGCATGGTGGAGACCGATATGATCAAGGTATTTGAGTCAGCGCTAGCGGAACGGCTTCCAAAGCTGCAGGTCAAGGATATTACCGCCAGCATCATACACTGTCTGGAAACTCCTCCAGAAGTTCGT ATTGATGAAATAACCGTAATGCCAACTATGAAGTGA